A single genomic interval of Helianthus annuus cultivar XRQ/B chromosome 13, HanXRQr2.0-SUNRISE, whole genome shotgun sequence harbors:
- the LOC110899109 gene encoding berberine bridge enzyme-like 8, which yields MANITSSFNMQTSILTLLLLLLSTQSSATSGSITDRFIQCLQDRADPSFPITGELYTPGNSSFPTVLQNYIRNLRFNETTTPKPFLIITAEHVSHIQAAVVCGKQNRLLLKTRSGGHDYEGLSYLTNTNQPFFIVDMFNLRSVNVDIEQETAWVQAGATLGEVYYRIAEKSNKHGFPAGVCPTVGVGGHFSGGGYGNLMRKYGLSVDNIVDAQIIDVNGKLLDRKNMGEDLFWAITGGGGVSFGVVLAYKIKLVRVPEVVTVFTIERREEQNLSTIAERWVQVADKLDRDLFLRMTFSVINDTNGGKTVRAIFPTLYLGNSRNLVTLLNKDFPELGLQESDCTEMSWVESVLYYTGFPSGTPTTALLSRTPQRLNPFKIKSDYVQNPISKRQFEFIFERMKELENQMLAFNPYGGRMSEISEFAKPFPHRSGNIAKIQYEVNWEDLSDEAENRYLNFTRLMYDYMTPFVSKNPREAFLNYRDLDIGINSHGRNAYTEGMVYGHKYFKETNYKRLVSVKTKVDPDNFFRNEQSIPTLSS from the coding sequence ATGGCAAATATCACATCTTCTTTCAACATGCAAACTTCCATTCTTACTCTCCTTCTTCTCTTGCTCTCAACCCAATCTTCTGCAACTTCCGGTTCCATTACAGATCGCTTCATTCAATGTTTACAAGACCGGGCCGACCCTTCATTTCCGATAACCGGAGAGCTTTACACTCCCGGAAACTCATCTTTTCCCACCGTCTTGCAAAACTACATCAGAAACCTTCGATTCAATGAAACTACcacaccaaaaccctttttaatCATCACAGCCGAACATGTTTCCCACATTCAGGCAGCTGTGGTTTGTGGCAAACAAAACCGGTTGCTACTGAAAACCAGAAGCGGTGGTCATGATTATGAAGGTCTTTCCTACCTTACAAACACAAACCAACCCTTCTTCATTGTGGACATGTTCAATTTAAGGTCGGTAAACGTAGATATTGAACAAGAAACCGCATGGGTCCAAGCCGGTGCGACTCTTGGTGAAGTGTACTATCGAATAGCCGAGAAAAGTAACAAGCATGGTTTTCCGGCAGGGGTTTGTCCAACGGTTGGTGTTGGTGGGCATTTTAGTGGTGGTGGGTATGGTAATTTGATGAGAAAATATGGTTTGTCGGTTGATAATATTGTTGATGCTCAAATAATAGATGTGAATGGCAAGCTTTTGGATCGAAAGAATATGGGTGAAGATTTGTTTTGGGCGAttaccggtggtggtggtgttagtTTTGGGGTGGTTCTAGCCTACAAAATCAAACTAGTTCGTGTTCCGGAGGTTGTGACCGTGTTTACCATTGAAAGAAGAGAGGAACAAAACCTCAGCACCATCGCGGAACGATGGGTACAAGTTGCTGATAAGCTAGATAGAGATCTTTTTCTTCGAATGACCTTTAGTGTCATAAACGATACCAACGGTGGAAAGACAGTCCGTGCTATCTTTCCAACGTTGTACCTTGGAAACTCGAGGAATCTTGTTACACTTTTGAACAAAGATTTCCCCGAGTTAGGGTTGCAAGAATCGGATTGTACTGAAATGAGTTGGGTTGAGTCCGTGCTTTACTACACGGGCTTCCCCAGTGGTACTCCAACCACGGCGCTCTTAAGCCGTACTCCTCAAAGACTCAACCCATTCAAGATCAAATCCGATTATGTGCAAAATCCTATTTCTAAACGACAGTTCGAGTTCATCTTCGAAAGGATGAAAGAACTTGAAAACCAAATGTTGGCTTTCAACCCATATGGTGGTAGAATGAGTGAAATATCCGAATTCGCAAAGCCTTTCCCACATAGATCGGGTAACATAGCGAAGATTCAATACGAAGTAAACTGGGAGGATCTTAGCGATGAAGCCGAAAATCGTTACTTGAATTTCACAAGGCTGATGTATGATTACATGACTCCATTTGTGTCGAAAAACCCTAGAGAAGCATTTTTGAACTATAGGGATTTGGATATTGGTATCAACAGCCATGGCAGGAATGCTTATACTGAAGGAATGGTTTATGGGCACAAATATTTCAAAGAGACAAATTACAAGAGGCTAGTAAGTGTGAAGACTAAAGTTGATCCTGACAACTTCTTTAGGAATGAGCAAAGCATCCCAACTTTGTCATCTTGA
- the LOC110901565 gene encoding uncharacterized protein LOC110901565: MEEMDYEEDIPEQPQRKRRARPPPDPLENHPYLEFPQESEAALRCEKLRKMHIGEHFAVSWKTLRKLEVEDWVRKFVPVDSPWDRLFELSFTPTYREILVEFLSSFEFHPRRPNEVVDPAQPPPPPEVSFRMAGQAREMSLAQFAVHSGLYTEAEIATDLYTKGLVMIDKPTLLGFWDLIADIRQWDHYQSKGRSTLIEDPLFRYLHKMISTSITARNKSREWCTSGDLFFLYCLLYKRPCALAYGLAQYFASAHHRQERGILFGGAYVTKIAHSLGYHPENDRGRVGPAAQPKRMGMNTINGMHITKDFPCGKRLKNLDGTQYELKDLPEDFPLIYPPRDPEPPEPHEPVAVFPQPPQPRGPPGAPQFPRHVMPGPDPSHERLLRNVERNNYLLEWVAAALQQQRQHDGLPPLPFIADADWDQHQRL; this comes from the exons atggaGGAAATGGATTACGAAGAAGATATTCCGGAGCAGCCGCAGCGGAAACGGCGGGCGCGTCCACCGCCAGATCCTCTAGAGAATCACCCGTATTTGGAGTTTCCTCAGGAGTCCGAGGCTGCGCTCCGTTGCGAGAAGCTTCGGAAGATGCATATTGGTGAACATTTTGCGGTTTCGTGGAAAACCCTCCGGAAGCTTGAGGTTGAAGATTGGGTGCGTAAGTTTGTTCCCGTTGATTCACCGTGGGATCGTCTGTTTGAGCTATCGTTTACGCCGACCTACAGGGAGATACTAGTCGAGTTTCTGTCGTCGTTCGAGTTTCATCCTCGTCGGCCAAATGAGGTTGTGGACCCCGCGCAGCCCCCTCCCCCGCCCGAGGTTTCTTTTCGCATGGCTGGCCAGGCGCGCGAAATGTCACTTGCACAGTTTGCGGTGCATAGCGGTTTGTATACGGAGGCTGAGATTGCTACGGATCTTTATACGAAG GGGCTCGTAATGATTGATAAACCCACGCTATTAGGGTTTTGGGATCTGATCGCGGACATCCGTCAGTGGGACCACTACCAATCCAAGGGGAGGAGTACGCTGATTGAGGATCCGCTCTTCAG GTATTTGCACAAGATGATTTCCACTTCGATCACTGCTCGAAACAAAAGCCGGGAGTGGTGTACGAGTGGTGACTTATTCTTTTTGTATTGCCTCTTATACAAGAGGCCGTGCGCTCTCGCCTACGGGTTGGCGCAGTATTTCGCCTCCGCGCATCATCGACAGGAGCGCGGAATACTATTCGGCGGCGCTTACGTGACCAAGATAGCCCATTCGTTGGGCTATCATCCGGAGAATGACCGCGGCCGTGTAGGCCCGGCGGCACAGCCAAAGCGGATGGGGATGAACACAATAAACGGGATGCATATTACCAAAGACTTTCCATGCGGGAAGCGGTTAAAGAATCTGGACGGCACGCAATACGAGCTTAAGGACCTGCCAGAAGACTTCCCTCTGATTTATCCCCCGCGGGATCCGGAGCCGCCAGAGCCGCATGAGCCGGTCGCCGTTTTTCCGCAGCCACCACAGCCGCGTGGACCACCAGGGGCGCCCCAGTTCCCACGCCATGTTATGCCCGGTCCTGACCCGTCACATGAGCGGCTGCTTCGAAACGTGgagagaaacaattatttgttagAGTGGGTGGCTGCGGCGCTGCAGCAGCAGCGACAGCATGACGGGTTACCTCCACTACCCTTCATTGCGGATGCGGACTGGGATCAGCATCAGcg GTTATAA
- the LOC110899093 gene encoding uncharacterized protein LOC110899093 → MSSFWKDNYFGNRYSNDTWGSNAANEEEEVVSGVPVDQETQLPDLNKTPTPPVDEPNYPVHQVCPDYGYGYESPYVQQSGYGAENAPVDEPNYPVHQVCPDYGYGYESPYVQQSGYGAENAPVDEPYYPSQPSYPGYGVYGDEGGYGSYSGYGGDGGYGGEGGYSGYGGYSVYDSVYDRYRDEVGYGYESRNTSLYEPSTPSNPFQVNERFMSLTDLKNWVQETGKDNGYVIVTRRSKNIGGTTGMVWLVCDRSGEHRSKATVRKAGSKKIGCPFSLLAIRDVTNDTWELKVDCANHNHEPTTSLLGHAFVRRFTKAEYKLVEQLTAQNMEPRIIFQTLRKQFPDSLHVQKDVQNAVQKIRATIMDGKNPIQALESLLHDRRFIYDTRQDPKTDVVTEIFFVHPYSITMWRAFPHVMLIDATYKTNLYNMPFVQVVGMTSTGKSFCIAHAVICKERRGNYVWVLERIKSILHECMMPRVIVTDRELALINACSKVFPNAKRLLCHFHIQQNIARKCKEGFDKEDWGKFMSYWRTLCESSSEPMYKYNLEKMYNRLVVANRESVYDYVYENWLKDYKEMFVYAWTDKCRNFGQRTTNRVESQHANLKRYITRGSSLERIARCIIDIVETQYDEIQKSFTESIEKTMNHHRHRMLDNLRGKVSHEALDLLEKELLRKMDVLRKLNASCGCHMWLSKGLPCACRLENYNRTGRIIQLDEIDVFWRKLDLLPCKLVDEEVDIVAELNNVRQHLEAQSPVQQKSMLSKIKAVFTPKSSTKKPPIVQQNTRGRPTSKKVQERLDEAARLDQAARYSSYGDDSNVITASPKHKYDLPRHSSYVPSEGSRRTGSFVKSEKPKMQPNSSTSSKKKETRDDKVFPLIKGDEHLLCIKRFKNQIPSEFRSYISRIQDVTPDGHCGYRSVAVGLGFTEHAWPNIRRDLLLEIDHNKPRWKHVFETYNEGDFKRIRKSIEWHSVKGCDESHWMEMPHVGLLIAQRYNIVLHVLSIEWSSTIFPLTDAPLDPRPQAITLVHVHGGHFIHAKLEGDYPMPLVNPMWSAHRSIAAKRWEEMYTPQLEHYYELMHPKSDRDKDREPSLNVIED, encoded by the exons atgtcatcattttggaaggataattatttcggtaatcgctattctaacgacacatggggatcaaatgctgccaatgaggaggaggaggttgtgtctggagtccctgttgatcaagaaacacagttgccagacttgaacaagactcccactccacctgttgatgaaccaaattacCCGGTGCATCAAGTGTGTCCAGATTACGGATACGGGTATGAATCTCCGTACGTGCAACAAAGTGGATACGGTGCTGAGaatgcacctgttgatgaaccaaattaTCCGGTGCATCAAGTGTGTCCAGATTACGGATACGGGTATGAATCTCCGTACGTGCAACAAAGTGGATACGGTGCTGAGaatgcacctgttgatgaaccatattacccgTCGCAGCCATCGTATCCGGGTTATGGGGTATACGGGGACGAAGGTGGATACGGAAGTTACAGTGGAtacggtggtgatggtggatacgggggtgaaggtggttaCAGTGGATATGGGGGCTACAGTGTATACGACAGTGTATACGATAGATATAGGGATGAAGTTGGATATGGTTATGAGTCCCGTAACACATCACTTTATGAACCATCTACCCCGAGCAATCCATTTCAAGTAAATGAG cgtttcatgtctctaactgatttgaagaattgggtacaagaaacGGGAAAGGATAATGGTTACGTAATTGTTACCCGCCGATCAAAAAATATTGGCGGTACTACTGGGATGGTATGGCTTGTGTGCGACCGTAGTGGTGAACACCGTAGTAAAGCAACAGTTAGGAAAGCTGGTAGCAAAAAAATCGGCTGCCCGTTTTCATTACTCGCCATCCGGGACGTGACGAACGACACGTGGGAGTTAAAAGTGGACTGTGCGAACCATAACCACGAACCTACGACGAGTCTGTTGGGCCACGCTTTTGTGCGAAGATTCACTAAAGCCGAATACAAGCTAGTGGAGCAGCTAactgctcaaaacatggagccacgTATCATATTTCAAACCCTAAGAAAGCAGTTCCCCGACAGCCTGCACGTTCAGAAAGACGTGCAAAATGCGGTACAAAAAATTAGAGCGACAATAATGGACGGAAAGAATCCTATTCAGGCACTGGAAAGCCTGCTGCATGACCGCCGATTCATTTACGACACCCGACAAGATCCCAAAACAGATGTCGTAACAGAGATTTTCTTTGTTCATCCTTATTCAATCActatgtggcgtgcattcccgcaCGTGATGTTGATCGACGCGACCTACAAAACAAACCTCTACAACATGCCATTTGTCCAGGTTGTGGGTATGACGTCGACTGGGAAGTCTTTTTGTATCGCACATGCCGTTATTTGTAAGGAACGAAGGGGTAACTACGTGTGGGTGCTTGAGCGGATCAAGTCAATATTGCATGAATGTATGATGCCGCGTGTGATAGTCACGGATAGGGAGCTTGCCCTGATAAACGCGTGTTCTAAAGTATTCCCGAACGCAAAAAGGCTTCTATGCCACTTTCACATCCAACAAAATATAGCTAGAAAGTGCAAGGAAGGGTTCGATAAAGAAGATTGGGGGAAATTTATGTCGTACTGGCGGACATTGTGCGAATCTTCATCAGAGCCCATGTACAAGTACAACTTGGAGAAAATGTATAACCGACTCGTGGTTGCCAACCGAGAAA gTGTCTATGATTACGTCTACGAAAACTGGCTCAAAGACTATAAAGAAATGTTCGTTTATGCGTGGACCGATAAGTGTCGCAACTTTGGTCAGCGCACCAccaacagagttgagagccagcACGCAAATTTAAAAAGATACATTACGCGCGGGAGTTCATTGGAGCGAATAGCAAGATGCATCATTGATATAGTTGAAACTCAGTATGATGAAATACAAAAAAGTTTCACTGAGAGCATCGAAAAAACGATGAACCACCATAGACACCGAATGTTGGACAACCTACGTGGAAAGGTTTCCCATGAAGCACTTGATTTGCTGGAAAAAGagctactgaggaagatggatgtgTTGCGGAAACTTAACGCATCATGTGGTTGCCATATGTGGCTTAGCAAAGGATTGCCGTGTGCTTGTAGACTGGAAAACTACAACCGTAcag GGCGTATAATACAACTCGACGAGATAGATGTATTCTGGCGCAAGCTTGACTTGCTCCCTTGTAAACTGGTAGACGAGGAGGTCGATATTGTAGCAGAGCTCAATAATGTGCGGCAACATTTAGAGGCGCAGTCCCCCGTTCAACAAAAGAGTATGCTTTCAAAGATAAAAGCGGTTTTCACCCCAAAATCGTCAACCAAGAAACCACCGATCGTCCAGCAAAACACTCGCGGTCGGCCTACATCAAAGAAAGTACAAGAAAGGCTAGATGAAGCTGCGAGGTTAGACCAAGCTGCGAGATACAGCTCCTATGGCGATGACAGCAACGTAATTACCGCTTCCCCCAAGCATAAGTACGATTTACCCCGACACAGCTCATACGTACCGTCAGAGGGCTCTCGTCGAACTGGTTCGTTTGTGaagtctgaaaaacctaaaatgcAACCAAACAGTtcaacaagttctaaaaagaagGAGACGAGGGATGATAAGGTTTTTCCATTAATAAAAGGGGACGAGCACTTGTTATGCATTAAGAGGTTTAAGAATCAAATTCCATCAGAGTTTCGCTCTTACATATCGCGTATACAAGATGTGACCCCAGACGGTCATTGTGGGTACAGGTCTGTGGCTGTCGGGTTAGGTTTTACGGAACACGCATGGCCCAATATTCGTAGAGATTTACTACTGGAGATTGACCATAACAAACCGCGTTGGAAGCATGTATTCGAAACATATAACGAAGGAGACTTTAAACGAATACGTAAGAGCATCGAATGGCATTCAGTGAAAGGGTGCGATGAAAGTCACTGGATGGAAATGCCCCACGTAGGGCTTCTCATAGCGCAAAGGTATAATATTGTCCTCCACGTGCTAAGCATTGAATGGAGCTCTACCATCTTCCCATTAACGGATGCCCCACTAGATCCACGACCTCAAGCGATAACGCTTGTACATGTTCACGGGGGACACTTCATACATGCTAAGTTGGAAGGAGACTACCCCATGCCTTTAGTGAACCCGATGTGGTCGGCACATCGATCAATAGCTGCGAAACGGTGGGAAGAAATGTATACACCGCAGTTAGAGCACTACTACGAGTTAATGCATCCTAAATCAGACCGAGACAAAGACAGAGAACCGAGTTTAAATGTTATCGAAGATTAA